One Manduca sexta isolate Smith_Timp_Sample1 chromosome 28, JHU_Msex_v1.0, whole genome shotgun sequence DNA window includes the following coding sequences:
- the LOC115447852 gene encoding protein arginine N-methyltransferase 9 — translation MEDLAREYVTYARQFSNNGSLSKAFDLYIMAFEKCPAIKNRHEAEFRGVINKLNEVLAKADKVEEIFNNYGQAIGFYPTNMHIVNDIGKYLYKCGFYSEAWCHFNKALGIDSGFVNAEKNLNSVKNILMQRWHFRMLNDKIRNEAYQAAIGDTINPCLDSVLDLSSGPCLLSLFAYQHNPIAITVVESNEVMTQLSESITQGIGIYDIIILNQKSTTMKYLDIGGKRSVLITEMFDAGLFGEQILQALSHAWEYLINNIGRVLPRKAEFFIVGGNCDRLHHKYQLSWESKNMLNISNLDVHITTSNQTYDCKDVHFFKDLTFLTENQSVLEVDFNDPNDLKEKLTRTEPYEVNVKAKESGTINVYIGWFNLYLTDKITITTNPQSSKKAITWQQAVFFDTKNVNVKADDTITLNVMLNGGKLSMAPSDSTNQFIRVSPDTMRFMNDPDYTKMINGCIGMASVYLGQIADISQISIIDLCPFPLFGFLMVKRGAQFLTCYAKTPEDKCFFEEVFKANEIPLTNVKILVGEELSIDAFRNDKYHAIFCHVLDPCGDVNNSSMEIALHLKDRHLMQGGLFLPADVKIVAQVASSQWLDLSNQVYNENACGYDVARHTSRFQVSQNFDIDLTNLEHTTLTEPVDVGSLMDQSRTQTVIVPVTKAGEANAILCWYKIELMEELNEVSTNKGTSFTYATAFLIPKITLTTDKPLKMTRASGPNGSYKVSFEIET, via the coding sequence ATGGAGGACCTAGCCAGGGAATATGTTACATATGCAAGGCAATTTTCAAATAATGGTTCTCTGAGTAAAgcatttgatttatatattatggcTTTCGAAAAATGCCCAGCTATTAAGAATCGGCACGAGGCTGAATTCCGCGGTGTCATCAACAAGTTGAATGAGGTCCTGGCTAAGGCTGACAAAGTTGAAGAGATCTTTAACAATTATGGCCAAGCCATAGGATTCTATCCCACAAATATGCATATTGTGAATGATATTGGCAAATACTTGTACAAGTGTGGTTTCTACTCAGAGGCTTGGTGCCACTTTAACAAAGCTTTAGGTATAGACTCTGGATTTGTGAATGCAGAGAAAAACTTAAATTctgtcaaaaatatattgatgcAACGATGGCACTTCCGCATGTTAAATGACAAGATCCGCAATGAGGCTTACCAGGCTGCCATCGGTGATACTATTAATCCTTGTTTAGATAGTGTTTTGGATCTAAGTTCCGGCCCTTGCCTTCTGTCTCTTTTTGCCTATCAACACAATCCAATTGCTATTACAGTTGTTGAAAGTAATGAAGTGATGACACAGTTAAGTGAATCTATAACGCAGGGGATAGGgatatatgatattattattttgaatcaaAAGTCCACTACTATGAAGTACCTAGATATTGGTGGCAAGCGGTCAGTACTAATTACTGAGATGTTTGATGCTGGGCTCTTTGGAGAGCAAATCCTTCAAGCACTATCCCATGCCTGGGAATACCTCATTAACAACATTGGCAGGGTGTTACCCCGGAAGGCAGAGTTCTTCATAGTTGGAGGAAACTGTGACCGTCTTCATCACAAATATCAGCTGTCATGGGAATCTAAAAACATGTTAAACATCTCCAATCTGGATGTCCATATTACAACTTCAAATCAAACTTATGATTGTAAGGATGTTCACTTCTTCAAGGATTTGACATTCTTGACTGAAAACCAGTCAGTTCTCGAAGTAGACTTCAATGATCCTAATGATTTAAAAGAGAAACTGACACGTACTGAACCATATGAAGTTAATGTTAAAGCCAAAGAGTCTGGTACAATAAATGTTTACATTGGTTGGTTCAATTTGTATTTGACAGATAAAATCACCATTACAACCAATCCTCAATCTAGCAAAAAAGCAATTACATGGCAGCAAGCTGTATTCTTTGATActaaaaatgttaatgtaaagGCTGATGATACAATAACTTTGAATGTAATGTTGAATGGAGGGAAACTATCTATGGCACCCAGTGATTCCACCAACCAATTTATAAGAGTATCTCCAGATACAATGCGTTTTATGAATGATCCAGACTATACCAAGATGATAAATGGATGCATTGGGATGGCGAGTGTGTATCTAGGACAGATTGCTGACATTTCACAGATCAGCATTATAGATTTGTGCCCATTCCCTTTGTTTGGTTTTCTGATGGTCAAAAGGGGTGCTCAGTTTCTTACGTGTTACGCAAAGACGCCCGAGGATAAGTGCTTCTTTGAGGAGGTGTTTAAAGCAAACGAGATACCCCTTACAAATGTGAAAATCTTAGTGGGGGAAGAATTATCCATCGACGCTTTCAGGAATGATAAATATCACGCTATATTCTGCCACGTATTGGACCCCTGTGGCGATGTTAATAATAGTAGCATGGAGATTGCTTTACACTTGAAAGACCGCCATCTGATGCAAGGCGGCTTGTTCTTACCTGCTGACGTAAAGATTGTGGCACAAGTGGCGAGCAGCCAGTGGCTAGACTTGAGCAACCAAGTCTACAACGAGAATGCGTGCGGCTACGATGTGGCACGTCACACTAGTAGGTTCCAAGTTTCGCAGAACTTCGACATTGATTTGACCAACTTGGAACACACAACCCTTACTGAGCCTGTGGACGTGGGATCTTTGATGGACCAGTCGCGGACGCAAACAGTTATCGTGCCAGTGACCAAGGCCGGCGAAGCTAATGCTATACTTTGCTGGTACAAAATTGAGCTAATGGAGGAACTGAATGAAGTCTCAACTAACAAAGGTACCAGCTTCACATATGCCACAGCATTCCTGATCCCGAAAATTACTTTGACTACGGATAAGCCGCTCAAGATGACTCGCGCTTCGGGCCCCAACGGCTCGTACAAAGTATCGTTCGAAATCgaaacataa
- the LOC115447846 gene encoding 60S acidic ribosomal protein P0 — protein MGREDKATWKTNYFTKIIQLLDEYPKCFIVGADNVGSQQMQQIRISLRGHSIVLMGKNTMMRKAIKDHLDNNPALEKLLPHIKGNVGFVFTRGDLVDVRDKLLENKVQAPARPGAIAPLSVVIPAHNTGLGPEKTSFFQALSIPTKISKGTIEIINDVHILKPGDKVGASEATLLNMLNISPFSYGLVVKQVYDSGTIFAPAILDIKPEDLREKFLAGVANVAALSLSIGYPTVASAPHSIANGFKNLLAIAAVTEVEFKEATTIKEFIKDPSKFAAVAAAAAPAAAAPAADKKAEEKKEEKEESESDDDMGFGLFD, from the exons ATGGGTAGGGAGGACAAGGCTACTTGGAAGACTAACTACTTCACCAAGATCATC CAATTGTTAGACGAGTACCCAAAATGCTTCATAGTGGGTGCAGACAACGTGGGCTCGCAGCAGATGCAGCAGATCCGTATCTCGCTGCGCGGGCACAGCATTGTGCTCATGGGCAAGAACACCATGATGCGCAAGGCCATTAAGGACCACCTGGACAACAACCCAGCTCTTGAGAAGCTGTTGCCGCACATCAAGGGCAATGTTGGCTTTGTCTTCACCCGTGGAGACCTTGTTGAT GTGCGTGACAAGCTGCTGGAGAACAAAGTGCAGGCTCCAGCCCGTCCTGGCGCCATCGCCCCTCTGTCTGTCGTCATCCCGGCCCACAACACCGGCCTGGGTCCTGAGAAGACCTCCTTCTTCCAGGCTCTCTCCATCCCAACCAAGATTTCCAAGG GTACTATTGAAATCATCAACGATGTGCACATCTTGAAGCCTGGCGACAAGGTGGGCGCCTCTGAGGCCACCCTTCTCAACATGTTGAACATCTCACCCTTCTCGTACGGTCTTGTCGTCAAGCAG GTGTACGACTCTGGCACCATCTTCGCGCCGGCCATCCTGGACATCAAGCCTGAGGACCTTCGTGAGAAGTTCTTGGCTGGAGTGGCTAATGTGGCGGCTCTGTCGCTGTCCATCGGATACCCGACCGTGGCTTCTGCACCTCACTCCATTGCCAACGGATTCAAGAACCTGCTGGCCATTGCAGCCGTTACAGAAGTGGAATTCAAGGAGGCCACTACCATCAAGGAGTTCATCAAG GACCCGTCCAAGTTCGCCGCGGTGGCCGCAGCAGctgcccccgccgccgccgcgccggctGCTGACAAGAAAGCCGAGGAGAAGAAGGAAGAGAAAGAGGAGTCTGAGAGCGATGACGACATGGGTTTCGGTCTCTTTGACTAA
- the LOC115447851 gene encoding PAX3- and PAX7-binding protein 1 isoform X2 yields the protein MFSFRKPKRIQRRVACADDDEDAEPEAPPPPIISHEKKEKPVKTTSLLSFVDEEEEEEVFKVKKSSQSKRLAKRREKERRKVPDGDSNKYDNNINEDNSNHMDVDEEPPKPKKKVTLEGLILSGREALAADGAGDISEEEDDEEDRGFHRYRAESVRAALAVPGAIPDAALIHAARKTRQQARELGADFIPVPSEAPAGSRLVRDDDGSADEDDDEGRIHVRGLDLPSDKPKRGTAAASPDEEINSDVEEWEEQQMQKAMPAIVDISESAVELNPFATACAPVSLGAVTQPHLRPLAATPPNTAHDLVVALRQRLEELKMERNKTAEKREEVMTRLQQSARVRVSASERCSTLGAAYKRAQAARGYLTDLVECLDEKMPQLEALESRALAMHRRRCEFLVERRRADVRDQAQDVLAMGARAGSVKPVDTEEKVRRTAEREGRRRARRLKREAAAAASGAALHHRDGDSSDDELPPRELHHYRAEREAIAAEACALFADALGAWRSAAGVCARVARWRRRDPALYARAFLPAALPRLLAPYVRHQLILWNPLADEDNDDYEKMDWYKSLMMYGVRCEKAASGSSGSDSEEGEEDGPVVVTEDSVRDDVDLLLVPTIVNKVVLPKLVELVEHAWDPMCVRACVRLRQLLLRAATGAAGGGAGGAAALRVLATAVATRLAAAHNADVFLPALPPQSRGGGSWRSVLAPLRGRGRAAAARHAGPRRAARAAAG from the exons ATGTTTTCGTTTCGTAAACCAAAGCGGATCCAGCGGCGTGTGGCTTGTGCTGATGATGACGAAGACGCGGAACCCGAGGCGCCACCACCGCCGATCATCAGCCACGAGAAAAAGGAAAAACCTGTGAAAACCACTTCTTTATTAAGCTTTGTTGATGAAG aagaggaagaagaagttttcaagGTAAAGAAGTCATCACAGAGCAAAAGGCTGGCCAAGCGCAGAGAGAAGGAGAGACGGAAAGTCCCAGATGGTGATAGTAACAAATATGACAATAACATCAATGAG GATAACAGCAACCACATGGACGTGGATGAAGAACCGCCCAAACCGAAGAAGAAAGTGACGCTCGAGGGTTTGATACTGTCGGGGCGGGAGGCTCTCGCGGCGGACGGCGCGGGTGACATCTCGGAGGAGGAAGACGACGAAGAGGACAGGGGGTTCCACCGGTACCGCGCGGAGTCGGTCAGGGCCGCGCTGGCCGTGCCCGGCGCCATTCCCGACGCGGCGCTCATCCACGCCGCGCGCAAAACGCGACAGCAG GCGCGCGAGCTCGGCGCTGACTTCATTCCTGTGCCTTCGGAGGCGCCGGCCGGCTCGCGACTAGTGAGAGACGACGACGGATCCGCCGACGAGGATGACGACGAGGGAAGGATCCACGTCAGAGGCCTCGACTTACCCAGTGATAAGCCTAAAC GTGGCACGGCGGCTGCGTCGCCTGATGAAGAAATTAACAGCGATGTAGAAGAATGGGAGGAGCAGCAGATGCAGAAGGCGATGCCAGCCATTGTTGATATATCAG AGAGCGCGGTGGAGCTGAACCCGTTCGCGACGGCGTGCGCGCCGGTGTCGCTGGGCGCGGTGACGCAGCCGCACCTGCGCCCGCTCGCCGCCACGCCGCCCAACACTGCGCACGATCTTGTCGTCGCGCTCAGGCAAAG ACTAGAAGAGCTAAAAATGGAGCGCAACAAAACAGCGGAGAAGCGCGAGGAAGTGATGACTCGGCTGCAGCAGTCGGCGCGCGTGCGCGTGAGTGCGTCGGAGCGGTGCTCGACGCTCGGCGCCGCGTACAAGCGGGCGCAGGCCGCGCGCGGGTACCTCACCGACCTCGTCGAGTGTCTGGACGAGAAG atgCCACAACTGGAGGCATTAGAGAGTCGCGCGTTAGCGATGCATCGGCGTCGCTGCGAGTTCCTCGTGGAGAGACGCCGCGCCGACGTCCGCGACCAGGCGCAGGACGTGCTAGCCATGGGAG CGCGTGCGGGGTCGGTGAAGCCTGTGGATACGGAGGAGAAGGTGCGGCGCACGGCGGAGCGCGaggggcggcggcgcgcgcgcaggcTCAAGCGCgaggccgccgccgccgcctcggGCGCCGCGCTCCACCACCGCGACGGCGACTCCAGCGACGACGAGCTGCCGCCGCGCGAGCTGCACCACTACCGCGCCGAGAGAG AGGCGATCGCGGCGGAGGCTTGCGCGCTGTTCGCGGACGCGCTGGGCGCGTGGCGCTCGGCGGCGGGCGTGTGCGCGCGCGTGGCGCGCTGGCGGCGGCGCGACCCGGCGCTGTACGCGCGCGCCTTCCTGCCCGCCGCGCTGCCGCGCCTGCTCGCGCCCTATGTCAGGCACCAG ttgatACTATGGAACCCTTTAGCGGATGAAGACAATGATGATTACGAGAAGATGGACTGGTACAA GTCCCTGATGATGTATGGTGTCCGCTGCGAGAAGGCAGCGAGTGGCTCGTCGGGTTCAGACTCCGAAGAAGGCGAGGAGGACGGACCTGTCGTTGTGACTGAAGACTCAGTACGCGACGACGTGGATCTCCTGCTAGTACCTACTATCGTCAACAAGGTTGTGCTGCCCAAACTTGTCG AACTAGTGGAGCATGCTTGGGACCCGATGTGCGTGCGCGCATGTGTGCGCCTGCGTCAGCTGCTGCTGCGCGCGGCgacgggcgcggcgggcgggggcgcgggcggcgcggcggcgctgcGCGTGCTGGCGACCGCGGTGGCGACGCGACTCGCCGCCGCACACAACGCAGACGTCTTCCTGCCCGCGCTGCCGCCACAGTCG CGTGGCGGAGGGTCCTGGCGGTCCGTTCTGGCGCCGCTGCGTGGGCGCGGGCGTGCGGCTGCTGCGCGCCACGCTGGCcctcgccgcgccgcccgcgctgcTGCAGGCTGA
- the LOC115447851 gene encoding PAX3- and PAX7-binding protein 1 isoform X1 — MFSFRKPKRIQRRVACADDDEDAEPEAPPPPIISHEKKEKPVKTTSLLSFVDEEEEEEVFKVKKSSQSKRLAKRREKERRKVPDGDSNKYDNNINEDNSNHMDVDEEPPKPKKKVTLEGLILSGREALAADGAGDISEEEDDEEDRGFHRYRAESVRAALAVPGAIPDAALIHAARKTRQQARELGADFIPVPSEAPAGSRLVRDDDGSADEDDDEGRIHVRGLDLPSDKPKRGTAAASPDEEINSDVEEWEEQQMQKAMPAIVDISESAVELNPFATACAPVSLGAVTQPHLRPLAATPPNTAHDLVVALRQRLEELKMERNKTAEKREEVMTRLQQSARVRVSASERCSTLGAAYKRAQAARGYLTDLVECLDEKMPQLEALESRALAMHRRRCEFLVERRRADVRDQAQDVLAMGARAGSVKPVDTEEKVRRTAEREGRRRARRLKREAAAAASGAALHHRDGDSSDDELPPRELHHYRAEREAIAAEACALFADALGAWRSAAGVCARVARWRRRDPALYARAFLPAALPRLLAPYVRHQLILWNPLADEDNDDYEKMDWYKSLMMYGVRCEKAASGSSGSDSEEGEEDGPVVVTEDSVRDDVDLLLVPTIVNKVVLPKLVELVEHAWDPMCVRACVRLRQLLLRAATGAAGGGAGGAAALRVLATAVATRLAAAHNADVFLPALPPHVAEGPGGPFWRRCVGAGVRLLRATLALAAPPALLQADHRVLALIETLCMAAGAAPPCLMCAAGAALADTLPRTGPLRRAALQRLAALAQLALSRLHSDNPLHIKALEQARAIIADARAAE; from the exons ATGTTTTCGTTTCGTAAACCAAAGCGGATCCAGCGGCGTGTGGCTTGTGCTGATGATGACGAAGACGCGGAACCCGAGGCGCCACCACCGCCGATCATCAGCCACGAGAAAAAGGAAAAACCTGTGAAAACCACTTCTTTATTAAGCTTTGTTGATGAAG aagaggaagaagaagttttcaagGTAAAGAAGTCATCACAGAGCAAAAGGCTGGCCAAGCGCAGAGAGAAGGAGAGACGGAAAGTCCCAGATGGTGATAGTAACAAATATGACAATAACATCAATGAG GATAACAGCAACCACATGGACGTGGATGAAGAACCGCCCAAACCGAAGAAGAAAGTGACGCTCGAGGGTTTGATACTGTCGGGGCGGGAGGCTCTCGCGGCGGACGGCGCGGGTGACATCTCGGAGGAGGAAGACGACGAAGAGGACAGGGGGTTCCACCGGTACCGCGCGGAGTCGGTCAGGGCCGCGCTGGCCGTGCCCGGCGCCATTCCCGACGCGGCGCTCATCCACGCCGCGCGCAAAACGCGACAGCAG GCGCGCGAGCTCGGCGCTGACTTCATTCCTGTGCCTTCGGAGGCGCCGGCCGGCTCGCGACTAGTGAGAGACGACGACGGATCCGCCGACGAGGATGACGACGAGGGAAGGATCCACGTCAGAGGCCTCGACTTACCCAGTGATAAGCCTAAAC GTGGCACGGCGGCTGCGTCGCCTGATGAAGAAATTAACAGCGATGTAGAAGAATGGGAGGAGCAGCAGATGCAGAAGGCGATGCCAGCCATTGTTGATATATCAG AGAGCGCGGTGGAGCTGAACCCGTTCGCGACGGCGTGCGCGCCGGTGTCGCTGGGCGCGGTGACGCAGCCGCACCTGCGCCCGCTCGCCGCCACGCCGCCCAACACTGCGCACGATCTTGTCGTCGCGCTCAGGCAAAG ACTAGAAGAGCTAAAAATGGAGCGCAACAAAACAGCGGAGAAGCGCGAGGAAGTGATGACTCGGCTGCAGCAGTCGGCGCGCGTGCGCGTGAGTGCGTCGGAGCGGTGCTCGACGCTCGGCGCCGCGTACAAGCGGGCGCAGGCCGCGCGCGGGTACCTCACCGACCTCGTCGAGTGTCTGGACGAGAAG atgCCACAACTGGAGGCATTAGAGAGTCGCGCGTTAGCGATGCATCGGCGTCGCTGCGAGTTCCTCGTGGAGAGACGCCGCGCCGACGTCCGCGACCAGGCGCAGGACGTGCTAGCCATGGGAG CGCGTGCGGGGTCGGTGAAGCCTGTGGATACGGAGGAGAAGGTGCGGCGCACGGCGGAGCGCGaggggcggcggcgcgcgcgcaggcTCAAGCGCgaggccgccgccgccgcctcggGCGCCGCGCTCCACCACCGCGACGGCGACTCCAGCGACGACGAGCTGCCGCCGCGCGAGCTGCACCACTACCGCGCCGAGAGAG AGGCGATCGCGGCGGAGGCTTGCGCGCTGTTCGCGGACGCGCTGGGCGCGTGGCGCTCGGCGGCGGGCGTGTGCGCGCGCGTGGCGCGCTGGCGGCGGCGCGACCCGGCGCTGTACGCGCGCGCCTTCCTGCCCGCCGCGCTGCCGCGCCTGCTCGCGCCCTATGTCAGGCACCAG ttgatACTATGGAACCCTTTAGCGGATGAAGACAATGATGATTACGAGAAGATGGACTGGTACAA GTCCCTGATGATGTATGGTGTCCGCTGCGAGAAGGCAGCGAGTGGCTCGTCGGGTTCAGACTCCGAAGAAGGCGAGGAGGACGGACCTGTCGTTGTGACTGAAGACTCAGTACGCGACGACGTGGATCTCCTGCTAGTACCTACTATCGTCAACAAGGTTGTGCTGCCCAAACTTGTCG AACTAGTGGAGCATGCTTGGGACCCGATGTGCGTGCGCGCATGTGTGCGCCTGCGTCAGCTGCTGCTGCGCGCGGCgacgggcgcggcgggcgggggcgcgggcggcgcggcggcgctgcGCGTGCTGGCGACCGCGGTGGCGACGCGACTCGCCGCCGCACACAACGCAGACGTCTTCCTGCCCGCGCTGCCGCCACA CGTGGCGGAGGGTCCTGGCGGTCCGTTCTGGCGCCGCTGCGTGGGCGCGGGCGTGCGGCTGCTGCGCGCCACGCTGGCcctcgccgcgccgcccgcgctgcTGCAGGCTGACCACAGGGTGCTTGCGCTCATCG aaaCGCTGTGcatggcggcgggcgcggcgccgccGTGCCTGATGTgtgcggcgggcgcggcgctggcggaCACGCTGCCGCGCACCGGACCgttgcgccgcgccgcgctgcagCGTCTCGCGGCGCTTGCGCAGCTCGCGCTCAGCCGCCTGCACTCCGACAACCCCTTGCACAT aAAAGCGTTGGAGCAAGCGCGTGCGATCATAGCAGACGCGCGCGCAGCGGAATGA